In a single window of the Diospyros lotus cultivar Yz01 chromosome 10, ASM1463336v1, whole genome shotgun sequence genome:
- the LOC127812040 gene encoding protein VASCULATURE COMPLEXITY AND CONNECTIVITY-like, which translates to MAARTVGIIVACLLIAAMDITAGILGIKAEAAQNQAKHMRLWLFECKDPSHKAFTLGVAAATLLCAAHVLANLLGGCSVCTTDDLSRASPSGQCSLACLFITWVTLAVGLALLVIGTMSNHKSRASCGFTHHHYMSIGGILCFVHAGFSVAYIATGTAAFTA; encoded by the exons ATGGCAGCCAGAACGGTGGGTATTATTGTTGCATGTCTCTTGATTGCTGCAATGGACATCACAGCAGGCATACTTGGAATCAAAGCAGAAGCAGCTCAAAACCAG GCTAAACATATGAGGCTATGGCTGTTTGAGTGCAAGGATCCGAGCCATAAAGCCTTCACTCTAGGGGTGGCTGCAGCCACCCTTCTGTGTGCGGCCCATGTTCTCGCCAATCTGCTTGGTGGGTGTAGCGTTTGTACAACAGATGATCTTTCAAGGGCATCCCCTAGCGGCCAATGCTCACTGGCCTGCCTCTTTATCACCTG GGTGACATTGGCAGTTGGGTTGGCATTGCTGGTTATAGGGACCATGTCAAACCACAAGTCAAGGGCTTCATGTGGATTCACTCACCATCACTACATGTCCATTGGGGGCATTCTATGCTTTGTTCATGCTGGCTTTTCTGTGGCTTATATTGCTACTGGCACTGCTGCATTCACTGCATAA
- the LOC127810915 gene encoding formin-like protein 3: protein MEGTTVRSVLVFLVFLVGSAVVVHSGGCRKVLGTLSGNELPANSQEAAEQVWIHCGKEMKDRTEAVQIFDRINGYPVHASGDKAESRTWFNKYWPFGFSDVPRRYLQSRKDKAQTHAQAPGPAASSPTHARALGPAAASPRYAPAPGPAAAEPAYDPAPASSPSPILPAPAKKRSPPLPPKLNVSPPPPKVKRPPPAPDSDPPPLSVPNPPKTKISSDEWEYMIIAISVASAAILALAVVLFFICLKNNNNKVDPTDGQRDEKPLLNTGLGGNSSNKDFKTSSVKNNSTDGDGSLILQGQSSEASSGTSQETSTTHKGIAPAAPPPPGPAPPPPPKPPAPRAPPLPKVVRPPPVPLAKPGPHGPHHRGHSSSGGGDETAGEADGQKTKLKPFFWDKVLANPDQSMVWHELKAGSFQVNEEMMESLFGYTPEMNKYDRRKNSSSDVTPQFIQIIDPKKAQNLAILLKALNVTTEEVCDALKEGNELPFELVQSLIKMAPTTEEELKLRLYNGDPSHLGHAERFLKVMVDIPFAFKRMESLCFMSSLQEDVRTLKESFETLEVACRELRNSRLFLKLLEAVLKTGNRMNVGTFRGGAQAFKLDTLLKLSDVKGTDGKTTLLHFVVQEIIRSEGVRAARKARESNSISSINTEDLVEDSTRETSEHYRSLGLQVVSGLSNDLQNVRKAANIDSDGLTSTISKLGHSLIKTREFLNNEMKDLEEDSKFHHSLVNFVPHAEEEIAKILEEEKRIMALVKSTSDYFHGKAVKDEGLRLFVIVRDFLKILDITCKQVKELAAKAMKTPAKETCASTSSETPRMKPLPDVRQRLFPAIKDRRVDDDSSSDDESFSP, encoded by the exons ATGGAGGGGACCACAGTCCGTTCCGTCCTTGTTTTCTTGGTTTTTCTTGTTGGCTCGGCGGTGGTGGTGCATTCGGGAGGCTGCCGGAAAGTTTTAGGAACCCTTTCTGGGAATGAATTGCCTGCTAATTCCCAAGAAGCG GCAGAGCAGGTTTGGATTCATTGcgggaaagaaatgaaggatAGGACAGAAGCTGTTCAAATTTTTGACAGAATAAATGGATATCCAGTTCATGCATCTGGCGACAAAGCAGAGTCTAGGACTTGGTTTAATAAATACTGGCCTTTTGGCTTCTCTGATGTTCCAAGAAGGTACCTTCAGTCACGTAAGGATAAGGCACAAACACATGCTCAAGCACCAGGTCCTGCAGCTTCATCTCCCACCCATGCTCGAGCACTGGGCCCTGCAGCTGCGTCACCACGTTATGCTCCAGCACCTGGCCCTGCAGCTGCAGAGCCAGCTTATGATCCAGCACCTGCCAGCTCCCCATCTCCAATATTACCAGCCCCTGCTAAGAAACGATCTCCACCTCTACCGCCAAAGCTGAATGTCTCACCTCCCCCACCCAAAGTTAAACGCCCTCCACCAGCTCCTGATTCTGATCCTCCACCACTTAGTGTTCCGAATCCTCCAAAGACAAAGATTAGCAGTGACGAATGGGAGTATATGATTATTGCTATATCTGTAGCCTCTGCGGCAATACTCGCCCTTGCTGTAGTGCTCTTCTTTATCTGTCTgaaaaacaataacaataaagTTGACCCCACAGACGGACAGAGAGATGAGAAACCTCTTCTTAACACTGGCTTAGGTG GAAATTCAAGTAACAAggatttcaagacttcatctgtTAAGAACAATTCAACTGATGGTGATGGTTCTTTAATCCTCCAAGGTCAATCATCTGAAGCTTCATCTGGAACCAGCCAGGAAACATCCACAACTCATAAAGGAATAGCACCTGCAGCTCCTCCACCACCTGGGcctgctcctcctcctccacctAAACCTCCTGCTCCCAGAGCTCCACcacttccaaaagttgttcgaCCTCCGCCAGTTCCACTAGCTAAGCCTGGACCTCATGGACCACATCATCGAGGACATTCTTCTTCAGGTGGAGGAGATGAAACTGCTGGTGAAGCTGATGGTCAGAAAACCAAGTTAAAGCCATTCTTTTGGGACAAGGTTCTTGCAAACCCTGATCAGTCAATGGTTTGGCATGAACTTAAAGCTGGATCATTCCA GGTTAATGAGGAGATGATGGAAAGTCTGTTTGGATATACTCCTGAAATGAACAAGTATGATCGTCGGAAAAATTCATCATCTGATGTAACACCCCAGTTTATCCAGATTATCGATCCTAAGAAGGCACAAAATTTGGCAATTCTTCTAAAAGCATTGAATGTGACAACAGAAGAAGTCTGTGACGCACTAAAGGAAg GTAATGAGCTTCCTTTTGAGCTCGTCCAGAGTTTGATAAAGATGGCGCCAACAACAGAAGAAGAGCTAAAGCTTAGGCTATACAATGGCGATCCTTCTCATCTAGGACATGCTGAGCGATTTCTAAAAGTCATGGTTGATATTCCATTTGCATTTAAACGGATGGAATCATTGTGTTTCATGAGTTCTCTTCAGGAAGATGTCCGTACGCTTAAAGAGTCTTTTGAAACCTTAGAG GTAGCATGCAGAGAGCTCAGAAACAGTAGACTTTTCCTGAAACTGTTAGAAGCAGTTCTCAAAACTGGTAACCGTATGAATGTCGGTACCTTCCGTGGAGGCGCCCAGGCATTCAAGCTCGACACACTTTTGAAACTTTCTGATGTAAAAGGAACTGATGGCAAGACCACACTTCTTCACTTTGTTGTCCAGGAGATTATTCGATCTGAAGGGGTGAGAGCTGCACGTAAAGCAAGAGAGAGCAATAGCATATCCAGCATCAACACAGAGGATCTTGTTGAGGATTCTACTCGTGAAACCTCGGAGCACTATCGCAGCCTCGGTCTTCAGGTAGTTTCTGGGTTAAGTAATGACCTGCAGAATGTAAGAAAGGCAGCAAATATAGATTCTGATGGTCTTACATCTACAATATCTAAGCTTGGTCACTCACTGATAAAAACTAGAGAGTTCTTGAATAATGAGATGAAAGATTTAGAGGAAGACAGCAAGTTCCACCATAGTCTTGTCAACTTTGTCCCGCATGCGGAGGAGGAGATTGCAAAGATTctggaggaagaaaaaagaataatggCACTGGTCAAGAGTACATCAGATTACTTTCACGGGAAGGCTGTGAAAGATGAAGGCTTGCGGTTGTTTGTAATTGTCCGCGATTTCTTGAAAATATTGGACATTACATGTAAGCAGGTGAAGGAGTTGGCAGCGAAAGCTATGAAGACTCCTGCAAAAGAGACTTGCGCATCAACTTCTTCTGAAACACCCCGGATGAAGCCGTTGCCTGATGTTCGCCAACGGCTATTCCCGGCCATCAAGGACCGCCGGGTGGATGATGATTCCAGTTCTGATGATGAGAGCTTCTCCCCATAA